The Prunus persica cultivar Lovell chromosome G8, Prunus_persica_NCBIv2, whole genome shotgun sequence genome includes a region encoding these proteins:
- the LOC18768718 gene encoding transcription initiation factor TFIID subunit 14b has protein sequence MNNSSSSKSHGLDQPELSGPKSLRTKMGKPEDSEKKIFHKKLKDVEISVPIVYGNISFWLGKKANEYQSHKWTVYVRGATNEDLGVVIKRAVFQLHSSFNNPTRVIESPPFELSECGWGEFEIAITLFFHSDVCDKPLNLFHHLKLYPEDESGPMSTKKPVVVESYDEIVFPEPSEAFLARVQNQPALIVPRLPAGSVLPPPVPVEDPSKRKRGDTKDHPMSQWFMNFSEADELLQLAAARQQVQAHIAKFRREISLLDGQQQQQVNSVSDQ, from the exons ATGAACAATAGTTCTTCTTCCAAATCGCACGGTCTAGATCAGCCTGAGTTGAGTGGGCCCAAATCACTGCGCACCAAAATGGGCAAACCAGAAGACAGTGAAAAGAAG ATTTTTCATAAGAAACTCAAAGATGTTGAGATTAGTGTTCCGATAGTGTATGGCAATATTTCATTCTGGCTCGGTAAGAAGGCAAACGA GTACCAATCACATAAGTGGACTGTATACGTCCGTGGGGCAACCAATGAGGATTTGGGAGTGGTGATAAAGCGTGCTGTTTTTCAGCTGCATTCCAGTTTCAATAATCCCACAAGGGTGATCGAGTCACCACCATTCGAGTTGTCAGAATGTGGTTGGGGCGAATTTGAAATCGCTATTACTCTTTTTTTCCACAGTGATGTTTGTGATAAGCCATTAAACTT ATTTCATCATTTGAAGTTGTACCCAGAGGATGAGTCTGGTCCTATGTCAACTAAAAAACCTGTTGTCGTGGAATCCTATGATGAGATTGTGTTCCCCGAGCCTTCAGAGGCGTTTTTAGCTCGTGTGCAGAATCAGCCAGCTTTAATTGTGCCCAGATTACCTGCTGGCTCTGTTTTGCCTCCTCCTG TGCCAGTTGAGGATCCAagtaagagaaagagaggtgACACCAAAGATCATCCGATGTCCCAGTGGTTCATGAATTTCTCAGAAGCAGATGAGCTGTTACAACTTGCAGCAGCTCGTCAGCAG GTTCAAGCTCATATTGCTAAATTTCGAAGAGAGATAAGTTTGCTAGATggacagcagcagcaacaagtGAATTCTGTCTCCGACCAGTGA
- the LOC18768105 gene encoding auxin-responsive protein SAUR50, with translation MSFPSHTPHDPPQSLSLPLSLNPLHKYPSYPSLTSPPTPLSHSTLLSFLHPKTNPNKNRRKRKEREKMGIRKSNKLAQTAVLKQILKRCSSLGKKHGYDEDGLPLDVPKGHFPVYVGENRTRYIVPISFLTHPQFQCLLRQAEEEFGFDHDMGLTIPCEEVVFRSLTSMLR, from the coding sequence ATGTCCTTTCCTTCCCACACACCACATGACCCTCcccagtctctctctctcccactcTCTCTAAACCCTCTTCATAAATACCCCTCTTACCCTTCACTCACTTCACCACCTacacctctctctcactccacTCTCTTATCTTTCCTTCACCCCAAAACCAACCCcaacaaaaacagaagaaaaagaaaagaaagagaaaagatgggcatcagaaaatcaaacaaactgGCTCAAACCGCAGTGCTCAAGCAAATCCTGAAAAGGTGCTCAAGCTTGGGGAAGAAACATGGATATGATGAAGATGGCCTTCCCCTAGATGTCCCAAAAGGTCATTTCCCAGTTTATGTTGGAGAGAACAGAACAAGGTACATTGTTCCCATCTCCTTCTTGACACATCCTCAGTTCCAGTGCCTCCTCCGCCAAGCCGAAGAGGAATTTGGTTTCGATCACGACATGGGCCTCACAATCCCTTGTGAAGAAGTCGTTTTTCGCTCCCTAACTTCAATGCTCAGATGA